The proteins below are encoded in one region of Winogradskyella helgolandensis:
- a CDS encoding T9SS type A sorting domain-containing protein, which yields MPLVNLPKYTKNLLLILFLNFSLLSISAQQQLAFPTAYGAGAYVSGGRGQTVYHVTTTDFNDNEGSFKWAFEQASANNGGTIVFDISGVITIQPNETGRWFIDHTNNLEQKTMTNISILGQTAPFPGITIDTSVTYWEPTNMHNIIFRYIKFRGSGENGFLNMRYCDEVIMDHCSFAWSAFDSTGLNLCSVTDHNLDGNSWTPTGITLQNCFLSHIGRASNIGNTSTSSLAPFGEVSLLRNVYTNTSYRTPLKHGGDGEVDVINNFIESIQAQYGARMMRFDNQAFYLNHIGNSYSTGYHSGHPSFNGNDVHRVWVNDPSIGAKIYQDDNYYAPEFQDYGIGDYGTDPQSDWLPFQDSAIEVPSNWFVNTPRSLNGRAIPILNSSDLKTELLPEVGASKYIDNNGQVVFYRDEIDTRYINDLVAGIHRDDERLPSDRPGFDISQTSNTRPNDFYNSNDHIPESYLLSRGIIGNSTIHNQIQPSGYTLLEEYANQVDFDITVISLEGVEVLPSIAELQITDTLQLTATFTPDNATNQNGVWTSSDESIATVDENGIVTPVSLGQVIITFTASDGGFSGTSEITVFPEALNASAGDDQQICEGESTILNASGGTNYVWSTGETADSIEVTPDITTTYTVTVSDDNGQSEEANVTVTVNALPVANAGEDQSICEGSSTTLTATGGVSYLWSTGETTASIEVSPTEESIYTVEVSDNNCSSSDSVTVFVNAAPEIIISEDIVIFEGESATLTVSGSDTYEWSTGETTESITVIPLITTAYTVNSIGPNGCVSYAEVTVTVIPEIIANAGDDETICSGETITLTALGGSNYTWDTGDLGPELTVSPIETTTYTVTVEDDYGNTDTDEITVFVNEAPSITVNDDVFIMIGSSVTLTANGGSTYSWNTGETTSEISVSPDVTTTYTVTGFSENGCQSIEEVIVNVVEELIANAGEDATICLGESVTLNASGGISYTWNTGETGATPTFTPTENTTYTVTVTDGFGNSDTDDVTITVNPAPIANAGEDQTLCQSESAVLTAEGGDTYLWSTGETTDTIVVNPNVDTIYTVEAFVGSCSDTDDVSVFVLPTPELTLSDDIIIVIGNSTSLEVSGANSYLWSTGEISNSIVVNPTETTTYTVTGYSESGCEGTGEVTVTVIPEINADAGNDTSICNGESITLTASGGINYSWSTGETSASIIVNPIETETYTVTVSDTFGSSDSDSVTVTVNDLPIITLSQDITIFEGESTNLTVNGASSYLWNTGETASAISVSPLETTTYSVIGYSESGCESTSEVTVTVIPEINADAGNDTSICNGEGITLTASGGINYSWSTGETSASIIVNPIETETYTVTVSDTFGSSDSDSVTVTVNDLPIITLSQDITIFEGESTNLTVNGASSYLWNTGETASAISVSPLETTTYSVIGYSESGCESTSEVTVTVIPEINADAGNDTSICNGEGITLTASGGINYSWSTGETSASIIVNPIETETYTVTVSDTFGSSDSDSVTVTVNDSPIITLSQDITIFEGESTNLTVNGASSYLWNTGETASAIFVSPLETTTYSVIGYSESGCESTGEVTVTVIPEINADAGNDTSICNGESVTLTASGGINYSWSTGETSASIIVNPTETETYTVTVSDNFGSSDSDSVTVTVNELPIITVSENITIIQGESTNLSVNGAETYLWNTGATTSSISVSPAQTTTYNVVGITNTCSSEEKEVTVTVIPLFIASAGTDERVCDNQNYEVVLTATQGDSYLWSTGEITQSIVVSPLSTATYSVTVTSGEQTATDDVMVYVDPSPNVVIANGDSVDILNGDFVTLSVSGANTYEWNNGASQPNIAVSPSITTTYEVKGFIGQCYDDKQVTVNVLQPVVADAGEDVLICLEDLTTLTASGGDDYVWSTGETTPTITVSPIETTDYTVTVFNALDFDEATVRVEVDANCTVDSINPIEDEDTELEFDIYPNPASGIVNVKISGTLNVSDINIYDVTGKLIKNSKVSNENLSYTTTTQIGISTLQSGVYFVKLIDKDRVITKKLIVN from the coding sequence ATGCCCCTAGTAAATTTACCTAAGTATACTAAAAACCTATTATTAATTTTATTTCTAAATTTTAGCTTACTATCTATTAGTGCACAGCAGCAGTTAGCGTTTCCAACTGCCTATGGTGCAGGTGCTTATGTTTCTGGTGGTAGAGGGCAAACAGTTTACCATGTTACGACCACAGATTTTAATGATAATGAAGGTTCTTTTAAGTGGGCTTTTGAACAAGCTAGCGCTAATAACGGTGGTACAATAGTGTTTGATATAAGCGGAGTGATTACTATACAGCCTAACGAAACGGGAAGGTGGTTTATAGATCATACAAACAACCTTGAACAAAAAACAATGACTAATATATCTATTCTGGGTCAAACTGCTCCCTTTCCAGGGATTACTATAGATACTTCTGTTACATATTGGGAACCAACAAATATGCATAATATAATTTTTCGTTATATAAAATTTAGAGGATCAGGTGAGAATGGTTTTTTAAATATGCGCTATTGTGATGAAGTAATTATGGATCATTGTTCTTTTGCTTGGAGTGCTTTTGATTCAACGGGGTTGAATCTATGTAGTGTTACCGATCATAATTTAGATGGAAATAGTTGGACGCCAACAGGTATAACTCTTCAAAACTGTTTTCTTTCACATATCGGAAGGGCATCTAATATTGGTAATACATCAACAAGTAGTTTAGCTCCATTTGGGGAGGTTTCTTTACTTAGAAATGTTTATACAAACACTTCATATAGAACACCTTTAAAACATGGTGGTGATGGAGAAGTTGATGTTATTAATAATTTCATTGAAAGTATCCAAGCGCAATATGGTGCAAGAATGATGAGATTTGATAATCAGGCATTTTACTTAAACCACATAGGAAATAGTTATAGTACAGGTTATCATTCGGGTCACCCTAGTTTTAATGGTAATGATGTACATAGAGTTTGGGTAAATGACCCTAGTATAGGAGCAAAAATATATCAAGATGATAATTACTATGCGCCAGAATTTCAAGACTATGGCATAGGAGATTATGGTACAGACCCTCAATCAGATTGGTTGCCTTTTCAAGATTCTGCTATAGAAGTTCCTTCAAATTGGTTTGTTAATACACCTCGTTCGTTAAATGGAAGAGCAATTCCTATTTTAAATAGTTCTGATTTAAAAACAGAATTATTACCAGAAGTAGGAGCTAGCAAATACATAGATAATAATGGACAAGTAGTTTTTTATAGGGATGAAATAGATACAAGATATATAAATGATTTAGTTGCTGGCATTCATAGAGATGATGAAAGATTACCTAGTGATAGACCTGGTTTTGATATATCTCAAACATCTAACACTAGACCTAATGACTTTTACAATAGTAACGATCATATACCTGAATCTTATTTATTAAGCAGAGGAATAATAGGAAACTCAACTATTCATAATCAAATTCAGCCTTCAGGTTATACTTTGTTAGAAGAATATGCAAATCAAGTAGATTTTGATATTACCGTAATTAGTTTAGAAGGAGTAGAGGTGTTACCTAGCATTGCTGAATTACAAATAACAGATACACTTCAACTAACAGCGACTTTTACACCTGATAATGCAACAAACCAAAACGGAGTATGGACTTCAAGTGACGAATCCATTGCAACAGTAGATGAAAATGGTATTGTAACACCAGTTTCTTTAGGTCAAGTAATAATAACATTCACTGCTTCTGATGGTGGATTCTCAGGCACCTCCGAAATAACGGTTTTTCCTGAGGCGCTCAATGCGAGCGCAGGTGATGACCAACAGATTTGTGAAGGAGAAAGTACAATCCTTAACGCAAGTGGAGGGACAAATTATGTCTGGAGCACAGGTGAAACAGCCGACAGTATCGAAGTGACACCTGATATAACAACGACTTATACAGTTACAGTATCTGATGATAATGGACAATCCGAAGAAGCCAATGTTACCGTTACTGTTAATGCCTTACCAGTAGCAAACGCAGGTGAGGATCAATCAATATGTGAAGGTAGTTCAACAACATTAACCGCTACCGGAGGAGTTTCATACTTATGGAGTACAGGTGAGACTACTGCTTCAATTGAGGTAAGTCCGACTGAAGAAAGCATTTATACCGTAGAAGTAAGTGATAATAACTGTTCAAGCTCAGACAGTGTAACTGTTTTTGTAAATGCAGCGCCAGAAATTATTATTTCTGAGGATATTGTAATTTTTGAAGGTGAATCCGCAACACTTACGGTCAGTGGAAGTGATACTTATGAATGGAGCACTGGCGAAACGACAGAGTCTATTACTGTAATCCCATTAATTACAACTGCTTACACTGTGAATTCAATCGGGCCAAATGGTTGTGTAAGTTATGCAGAAGTTACAGTGACTGTAATACCAGAAATTATTGCCAATGCTGGGGACGATGAAACCATTTGTAGCGGTGAGACTATTACTTTGACAGCTTTGGGTGGATCAAATTATACTTGGGATACTGGAGATTTAGGACCTGAATTAACAGTGTCACCAATAGAAACAACTACTTATACTGTTACAGTTGAAGATGATTATGGTAATACAGATACAGATGAAATCACTGTTTTTGTAAATGAAGCACCAAGTATTACTGTTAATGATGATGTTTTCATTATGATTGGCAGTTCTGTTACACTAACAGCCAATGGAGGAAGTACATATTCTTGGAATACAGGTGAAACGACTTCAGAAATTAGTGTAAGCCCAGATGTAACAACAACATATACCGTTACAGGGTTTTCAGAAAATGGTTGTCAAAGTATTGAGGAAGTTATTGTTAATGTAGTTGAAGAATTGATCGCTAATGCCGGAGAAGATGCTACAATATGTCTAGGTGAAAGTGTCACTTTAAACGCATCAGGTGGTATTTCTTATACTTGGAATACTGGTGAAACAGGAGCAACCCCAACATTTACACCAACAGAGAATACAACATATACTGTTACGGTAACTGATGGCTTTGGAAATTCGGATACGGATGATGTTACGATTACTGTAAATCCTGCACCAATTGCTAATGCAGGTGAAGACCAGACGTTATGCCAAAGTGAATCTGCAGTTCTAACTGCTGAAGGAGGTGACACATATTTATGGAGTACAGGTGAGACTACTGATACAATTGTTGTAAACCCAAATGTAGATACAATTTATACTGTTGAAGCTTTTGTAGGTTCATGTTCAGATACTGATGACGTTAGTGTATTTGTATTACCGACGCCAGAATTAACACTTAGTGATGATATTATAATTGTGATAGGTAATTCTACCTCCCTTGAAGTTTCTGGCGCGAATTCTTATTTATGGAGCACAGGTGAAATATCTAATTCTATAGTAGTTAATCCAACAGAAACAACAACTTATACGGTTACTGGATATTCAGAAAGCGGATGTGAAGGTACAGGTGAAGTTACAGTTACAGTAATCCCAGAGATTAATGCCGATGCTGGTAATGACACTTCTATTTGTAATGGTGAAAGTATAACATTGACCGCTTCAGGTGGTATTAATTATTCATGGAGTACTGGTGAGACTAGTGCATCAATTATAGTTAATCCAATAGAAACTGAAACATATACTGTAACCGTATCTGATACATTCGGAAGCTCGGATTCAGATAGTGTAACAGTGACTGTTAATGATTTACCTATAATAACGCTTAGTCAAGATATAACAATATTTGAAGGTGAAAGTACTAATTTAACTGTAAATGGAGCAAGTTCATATTTATGGAATACAGGTGAAACTGCAAGTGCAATTTCTGTTAGTCCGTTAGAGACAACTACTTATTCTGTTATAGGATATTCAGAAAGTGGATGTGAAAGCACAAGTGAAGTTACAGTTACAGTAATCCCAGAGATTAATGCAGATGCTGGTAATGACACTTCTATTTGTAATGGTGAAGGTATAACATTGACCGCTTCAGGTGGTATTAATTATTCATGGAGTACTGGTGAGACTAGTGCATCAATTATAGTTAATCCAATAGAAACTGAAACATATACTGTAACCGTATCTGATACATTCGGAAGCTCGGATTCAGATAGTGTAACAGTGACTGTTAATGATTTACCTATAATAACGCTTAGTCAAGATATAACAATATTTGAAGGTGAAAGTACTAATTTAACTGTAAATGGAGCAAGTTCATATTTATGGAATACAGGTGAAACTGCAAGTGCAATTTCTGTTAGTCCGTTAGAGACAACTACTTATTCTGTTATAGGATATTCAGAAAGTGGATGTGAAAGCACAAGTGAAGTTACAGTTACAGTAATCCCAGAGATTAATGCAGATGCTGGTAATGACACTTCTATTTGTAATGGTGAAGGTATAACATTGACCGCTTCAGGTGGTATTAATTATTCATGGAGTACTGGTGAGACTAGTGCATCAATTATAGTTAATCCAATAGAAACTGAAACATATACTGTAACCGTATCTGATACATTCGGAAGCTCGGATTCAGATAGTGTAACAGTTACTGTTAATGATTCACCTATTATAACGCTTAGTCAAGATATAACAATATTTGAAGGAGAAAGTACTAATTTAACTGTAAATGGTGCAAGTTCATATTTATGGAATACAGGTGAAACTGCAAGTGCAATTTTTGTTAGTCCATTAGAGACAACAACTTATTCTGTTATAGGATATTCAGAAAGTGGATGTGAAAGCACAGGTGAAGTTACAGTTACAGTAATCCCAGAGATTAATGCAGATGCAGGTAATGACACTTCTATTTGTAATGGTGAAAGTGTAACATTGACCGCTTCAGGTGGTATTAATTATTCATGGAGTACTGGTGAGACTAGTGCGTCAATTATAGTTAATCCAACAGAAACTGAAACATATACTGTAACCGTATCTGATAATTTCGGAAGCTCTGATTCAGATAGTGTAACGGTTACTGTTAATGAATTGCCGATTATAACTGTAAGTGAAAATATCACAATAATTCAAGGGGAAAGCACTAACTTATCCGTTAATGGAGCTGAAACTTATTTATGGAATACAGGTGCTACGACTAGTTCTATTTCAGTTAGCCCTGCTCAAACTACAACTTATAACGTAGTCGGTATTACTAATACTTGTAGTAGTGAGGAGAAAGAAGTAACTGTAACAGTAATTCCATTATTTATAGCGTCAGCAGGAACTGATGAACGTGTCTGTGATAATCAGAACTATGAAGTAGTTTTAACAGCAACCCAAGGTGATAGTTATTTGTGGAGTACTGGTGAAATAACTCAAAGCATTGTGGTTAGTCCGTTATCTACAGCTACCTATTCCGTTACGGTTACTTCAGGAGAACAAACAGCTACTGACGATGTCATGGTTTATGTAGATCCTAGTCCAAATGTAGTTATTGCAAATGGCGATAGTGTTGATATTTTAAATGGTGATTTTGTTACCTTATCTGTTTCTGGTGCAAATACATACGAATGGAATAATGGAGCTTCTCAGCCTAATATTGCTGTAAGTCCATCTATCACCACAACGTATGAAGTAAAAGGGTTTATTGGACAGTGTTATGATGATAAACAAGTTACTGTTAATGTATTACAGCCAGTTGTAGCAGATGCTGGTGAAGATGTATTAATTTGTTTAGAAGATCTTACAACCTTAACCGCTAGTGGAGGAGATGATTATGTTTGGAGTACTGGTGAGACAACTCCTACAATTACAGTATCTCCTATAGAAACAACAGATTATACCGTTACGGTATTTAATGCCTTAGATTTTGATGAGGCAACAGTTAGAGTAGAAGTAGATGCAAATTGTACTGTTGATTCAATTAACCCGATTGAGGACGAAGATACAGAGCTTGAGTTTGATATTTATCCTAATCCAGCATCAGGTATTGTTAATGTGAAAATATCAGGAACATTAAATGTTTCAGATATAAATATTTATGATGTAACAGGAAAGTTAATTAAGAACTCAAAAGTCTCTAATGAAAATTTAAGTTATACTACTACCACTCAAATAGGTATAAGTACCCTTCAATCTGGTGTGTATTTCGTTAAGCTTATAGATAAAGATAGAGTTATTACTAAAAAACTAATAGTAAATTAA
- a CDS encoding O-antigen ligase family protein produces MKILRYITFGLVILNIPSTALSAYGPTIGGLLSYITIGLLALYYFLEKKTIPNWWLIIISILFFMIGALQYKGPTMLFIMEIIKYFIYLISAYELAKHINTSEYSFFLLIGSSTIILEALLFTSKFGRYSGFYMAPNEAGFICIVGYATTYGLKNKKAKLLGQFIFTLAGLLTFSRTFIVIWLLINVISLKISFKNIRIFGLGFLIISSLFFIDSVVGLNNPRFEQMKSIISNDGSVSSEELNEDSRADTWAIFYDQILDSPLIGNGYGTFSGKGGYIGVHNTYLAVLGEAGILPFILFVLYMGYLISMSIIYFNKKPNLIMQMIGLSLFLMANHNFFTFYYVSFAAIWIQYQLYKLRNNDNDNAIDVLKNTLS; encoded by the coding sequence GTGAAAATTTTAAGATATATAACTTTCGGATTGGTTATATTAAATATACCTTCAACAGCCTTATCTGCATATGGACCTACCATTGGTGGGCTATTAAGTTATATCACTATTGGATTATTAGCATTATACTATTTTTTAGAGAAAAAAACCATACCCAATTGGTGGCTAATAATAATTTCTATTCTTTTTTTTATGATAGGTGCCTTACAATATAAAGGACCTACCATGCTGTTTATTATGGAAATTATAAAATATTTTATTTATCTTATTTCCGCCTACGAATTAGCTAAACATATAAATACATCTGAGTATAGTTTTTTCTTGTTGATAGGTTCTTCAACCATTATTTTAGAAGCATTATTATTTACTAGTAAATTTGGTCGATATAGTGGGTTTTATATGGCACCGAATGAGGCGGGTTTCATCTGTATTGTAGGTTATGCTACTACATACGGGCTAAAGAACAAAAAAGCAAAATTGTTAGGGCAATTTATATTTACTCTAGCAGGCTTATTAACTTTTTCAAGGACTTTTATTGTTATTTGGTTATTAATCAATGTCATCTCTTTAAAAATAAGCTTTAAAAACATCAGAATATTCGGCCTTGGATTTCTTATTATAAGTAGCTTATTCTTTATAGATAGCGTTGTTGGTTTAAACAATCCAAGGTTTGAACAGATGAAAAGTATTATAAGTAATGATGGATCTGTATCATCTGAAGAATTAAATGAGGATTCAAGAGCAGACACTTGGGCTATATTTTATGATCAGATTTTAGATTCCCCATTGATTGGAAATGGCTATGGTACTTTTTCTGGTAAAGGGGGATATATTGGAGTCCATAACACCTATTTAGCTGTGCTTGGTGAGGCCGGTATTCTACCATTTATATTATTTGTCTTATACATGGGGTACCTAATATCCATGAGTATTATCTATTTTAATAAAAAGCCTAATTTAATTATGCAAATGATAGGCTTATCCTTATTTCTAATGGCTAATCATAATTTTTTTACGTTTTATTATGTTTCATTTGCTGCTATTTGGATACAGTATCAGCTTTATAAGCTAAGAAACAATGATAATGATAATGCAATTGACGTTTTGAAGAATACACTTTCATAG
- a CDS encoding MBOAT family O-acyltransferase: protein MLFNSIEFFLFLPIVFALYWLIGSKRIKSQNLLIAISSYVFYGWWDWRFLFLILFSSVVDYTMGLLLNSTKDESRRKLYLWISICVNLGFLGFFKYYNFFIDSLVDSFTFFGTKLSINTLNIILPVGISFYTFQTLSYTIDVYRKKLEPTKDFIGFMAFVSFFPQLVAGPIERATNLLPQFHKKREFIYSNAVDGLRQVLWGLFKKVVIADNCAKYANIIFNNYEDYSGSTLLLGAFFFAFQIYGDFSGYSDIAIGVSRLFGFDLKRNFAFPYFSRDIAEFWRRWHISLSTWFRDYLYIPLGGSRGGLKMKIRNTFIIFIVSGFWHGANWTFVVWGALNAIYFLPLLLLNKNRVNTDIVAQGKYLPSLRELWQMSITFFITLIAWVFFRADNVTHAFLYLKSMFTSTIFSKADVFSNSLFALLAFFICVEWLGRSGEYAINKIDAFNKPLRWSFYFLIIILIFSFTGEQQEFIYFQF, encoded by the coding sequence ATGCTTTTTAATTCAATCGAATTTTTTCTGTTTTTACCTATCGTCTTTGCGTTGTATTGGCTTATTGGTAGTAAACGAATTAAAAGTCAAAATCTTCTAATCGCTATTTCGAGTTATGTTTTTTATGGTTGGTGGGATTGGCGCTTTTTATTTTTAATACTATTCAGCTCTGTGGTAGACTATACCATGGGTTTGTTATTAAATTCGACCAAAGATGAATCTAGGCGTAAACTGTATTTATGGATTAGTATTTGTGTTAATCTTGGGTTCTTGGGGTTTTTTAAATATTACAATTTTTTTATTGATAGTCTTGTTGATTCGTTTACCTTTTTTGGAACTAAACTGAGTATTAATACACTCAACATTATTTTACCTGTAGGTATTAGTTTTTATACCTTTCAAACCTTAAGTTATACTATTGATGTATATCGTAAAAAGTTAGAGCCTACTAAAGACTTTATTGGCTTTATGGCTTTTGTTAGCTTTTTCCCTCAATTAGTAGCAGGACCAATTGAGAGAGCGACTAATTTATTACCACAATTTCATAAAAAAAGAGAATTTATTTATAGTAACGCGGTAGATGGTTTACGCCAAGTACTTTGGGGTCTGTTTAAAAAAGTAGTGATTGCTGATAACTGCGCAAAGTATGCAAATATCATCTTTAACAATTATGAAGACTACTCAGGTAGTACATTATTGTTAGGAGCATTTTTCTTTGCTTTTCAGATCTATGGTGACTTTTCAGGATATTCTGATATTGCTATTGGTGTTTCTAGATTATTTGGATTTGATTTAAAACGGAATTTCGCTTTTCCCTATTTTTCGAGAGATATAGCTGAGTTTTGGAGGCGTTGGCATATTTCTTTATCTACATGGTTTAGAGATTATCTTTACATTCCTTTAGGTGGCAGCAGAGGTGGTTTAAAAATGAAGATTAGAAATACATTCATAATTTTTATTGTTAGTGGCTTCTGGCATGGTGCTAATTGGACCTTTGTCGTTTGGGGAGCTCTAAACGCTATATATTTTCTACCTCTACTATTACTTAATAAAAACAGAGTTAATACAGATATAGTTGCACAAGGCAAGTACCTCCCAAGTCTAAGAGAACTTTGGCAAATGAGCATCACTTTTTTTATAACTTTAATTGCGTGGGTGTTCTTCAGAGCTGATAATGTAACTCATGCTTTTCTGTACTTGAAAAGTATGTTTACAAGTACAATATTCTCTAAAGCTGACGTATTTTCGAATTCTTTATTTGCTTTATTAGCATTCTTTATATGTGTTGAATGGTTAGGAAGATCTGGTGAGTATGCTATAAATAAAATAGATGCTTTTAATAAACCATTACGATGGTCGTTTTATTTTTTAATAATCATTTTAATCTTTAGTTTTACTGGAGAACAACAAGAATTTATTTATTTTCAGTTTTAA
- a CDS encoding glycosyltransferase family 4 protein, translating to MITKKKKIAFVIGGLTPGGAERVITNLSNSLSEDFDVIIITFIESDPFYTLNNSVKVISCFKELSRPKSFVDSIKLNYAILKSVSKITKNEKIDLLIGFITQANIKAVLASKLNRIPCLISERNDPLKSDIPKLWIILRKYIYPRANCLIVQTKKVKQVYEGMIKTKEMVVLPNPISSELSQLRKAYNTNREKIILSVGTFNDDKRQEKIISAFHELQLRDWKLLLIGDGPNTSKLKSLIKELNLSHKVKILPKVKNVHDYYNKASIFAFASKAEGFPNVLLEAMHFGLPSLSTDCNYGPSELINNGENGFLVPVDNQSMFVKKLGELVGNDDLKMSFSIKSKESTENFLDTYVSSSWKNLILRYLT from the coding sequence ATGATCACTAAAAAAAAGAAAATAGCATTTGTTATTGGTGGTTTAACACCTGGTGGTGCTGAGCGAGTCATAACTAATTTAAGTAATAGTTTGTCGGAAGATTTTGATGTGATCATAATTACTTTTATTGAGTCAGATCCCTTCTATACTTTAAATAATTCCGTTAAGGTAATTTCTTGCTTTAAAGAATTGTCAAGGCCAAAATCTTTTGTTGATTCAATAAAATTAAATTATGCCATTCTCAAAAGCGTAAGTAAAATTACAAAAAACGAGAAAATTGATTTACTGATTGGTTTTATTACTCAAGCCAATATAAAAGCTGTATTAGCTTCTAAACTGAATAGAATTCCTTGTTTAATAAGTGAGCGTAATGACCCTTTAAAGAGTGATATTCCAAAATTATGGATAATACTCCGAAAATACATATATCCAAGAGCCAATTGTTTAATTGTACAAACTAAAAAAGTAAAACAGGTATATGAGGGTATGATTAAAACAAAGGAAATGGTAGTTCTACCTAATCCTATATCTTCAGAACTTTCTCAACTTAGGAAAGCTTACAATACTAATAGAGAGAAAATTATTTTATCCGTTGGGACTTTTAATGATGACAAAAGACAAGAAAAAATTATTTCCGCTTTTCATGAGCTTCAATTGAGAGACTGGAAATTGTTGTTAATTGGTGATGGTCCAAATACATCTAAATTAAAATCATTGATTAAAGAATTGAATCTGTCGCATAAAGTTAAAATCTTACCTAAAGTTAAGAACGTGCATGATTATTACAACAAAGCTTCAATTTTTGCATTTGCATCTAAGGCAGAAGGATTCCCAAATGTTTTATTGGAAGCTATGCACTTTGGATTACCTTCATTATCTACGGATTGTAATTATGGCCCATCAGAGCTAATCAATAATGGAGAAAATGGCTTTTTAGTACCTGTAGATAACCAATCTATGTTTGTTAAAAAGTTAGGTGAATTGGTAGGTAATGATGATTTAAAGATGTCATTTTCAATTAAATCTAAAGAATCTACAGAAAACTTTCTAGACACTTATGTTAGTTCAAGTTGGAAAAATTTAATTTTAAGATATTTAACTTAA